In Pyrus communis chromosome 15, drPyrComm1.1, whole genome shotgun sequence, the genomic stretch ATTTGAGATCGTGCAGGATGAGGCTCCTGCTGCTGAACCTGAAGCCGGTGCTGAGCCTGCTGCAGCTGCAGAAGAGGGTGCTCGTGCTGGCGCTGACCAGGGTGCTGCTCCCGAACCAGATGTAGCTCCGATGGATATTTGAGGATGATACTTACAGCTGCCTTTTCGTCCTATCAACGAGGTTTTCTAGCATTATGTGTCTTTTTAAGAGTATGGATGGTATTTGTGGAAGATAACAATCTATCGTTGAACATTCGcccttatctttttcttctctcttacaAACATTTTGAAGGTGGCTTCTGCTTAGATCAACTTTACATTCGGTACCGTACGACACAGTTATTGAACCTAACTGGTGTCCAAAAACACCGTTCTTATGGAACCGTTTACGGAGCTTGTGATCTTTTAACgttgttttgatgaatttagtgtAGATTATCATGTTGTTTGTCACACAATCTAGCGAGCGCTGCAACTTAAGTGCATCTACAAGGTTTTCGAGCAAAGTTCGGTTTTCTATTAGCTCTTGCTTCGCCTCAGAGGGAGTTTAGTCGTTAATAGTTAATACCATCGTctctttgaaattttattagAAAAAATGTGGTTGCAGGCAAGCATTGCAGTTTCAACTTCAGATTTTGCTTAAGAGAGGATAACATTGATCAAATAGAAATGGATATGAACAGGATCGAGGAATTCGAAATAATACAaggactatttgtgataaaaacgcAACATTTAGTGTCATATAACAAGTAAAAACTTGCAAAAACAGTAAACACAGTAAACCAACATTGCAACTTAAACCAGAAAGAAAAGTTACAAAACAGCCTCGATCTGTTCAGTATCCTCCCCTGATGTTCTTCGGTTGTACTCACTCGTCAAGTCAGCCTCAAAATGCAACCATCGTTATGCCGTTGCTTTCGAAAACATATATAGTTGGCTAGTAGTCATGAATTTTGAAACAATCGTTGTTCCGATAACACAGTAGAACATAAAAAATCATGTGGGGATCTGAGGAAGAGTGAGGCCTTTGGTCAGCATCTGCTTGTACATCCATTGCCAGTTATCGGGCGTGACCTCACCCCCGAGAGATCGAATAACAGATCCGCCACTGCACGATCCTACTTTGCAGCATTCCTCCAGAGATAATCCCTTCACCAATCCATATAAAAATCCACTCGCAAACAGGTCTCCTGCTCCTGTGGCATCTACTGCATTGGCTTCCCCTATGGCTGGAACTCTCACAATCTGACACAGGAAGACAAAAATTTCAGAAGATACCCTCGATAATCAACATAACACCGGGCTAAAATCTTACTAAGCTTCCGACCTCTTTTCCATGCTTTGCCATACATCCGTTGGAGCCTAACGTCACCACAGCCCAGCGGCAGTGTTCCGCCAGAAACTCAAGTGCAACCTCGGGATCAGCCTTCTGTTCACCCTCGGAACCTCTACAACAGAATTTAACACCACATTACCAGTCCGctagaaaagaaggaaaaatcaaccaaaatggTAGAAAAGGAGAGGCAGCTTTATTTCATCAAAATTGGGGTTAACAGTTCTAACATATtacaattccaaccaaaagaaaGTCACCTTAGCAACTCTGCTGCTTCATCCTCATTGGCAAAGCAGAGATCTACGTCCCCTGACTCCAGCAGCTGCAGAAGAGGTGATCTAAAGTTGCGAACCATCTGGGTAAGGTTAAAGACTATATAAGATAATATATAGAGACCTGAAACTTGATATTAAAAGCCGaaataagaaaacaaagatTAAGAATCAGAACTATGTATTTTCACTTTGCTTGCAAATCAAAACTCAAGATTCTAAACCAATGCACTTGCAgctttattagttttctttagtTAGCCTTTCGGTTCAATATTGTATGGGGACTGCTATACTCTAACGAAATTTTTGTCATTCATTCTGGAAACGGCATTATCTTGTGTCATAACGCTCTCTCCCAGTAAATAAGTCATGAGTGGGATCTCAACTTGCTTGGACAACAAATTTGGACAAATCCCATCCTCCAAACAAAAGAATCCGAAGAAAAATAATTGTACCTCAAAACTGGCCAAGTCTAAGGACACAAATAGACCCTCTTGTTTCGCAATCGATATAGCCGCTTGAATCACCTCCAAATTGATGATACCATACCTCAACAACAACCACTGAAAGGAAAGAGATATCAGCATTTACATATACAAAACCCTTTCAACTATTTAAATCATACCAACTATGTCTAAGTTTCACAAATGATTCTGCGTAAAGCGCATTATGACATTACATTTTGTTGGAGTATAGAAGAGACTAACCTTAGAGCCCTTAAAGTCCGCTCTCGTCAAGTCATCAGCCTGGATAATTCTAATAATTCTTTGTAAGCTCATTCAAAGAAGTTGTCCAAATACTGACAGCCCAAGCACACACCacacacaacacacacacacacatgcagaGACACGCAGATATGTATGCATACATGGGCATATAAACAGAGGCATGCACCTGAGACTGAAGTTTCACAGCACTTGAGAGACAGGGACGCATTGTCCGATTGCCCAAAGCATCGACCAAGCAAACACACTGCACCACACCAAATTACCATCAAAGTTTCAGCACTCAACATATACAAACTCAATCCGAAAACCCCGAAAAAAGACAGAAAATGAAGCTAAATCCTAACCTGAGCTGTGGGTCCCTTCTTCATCCTCAATCCAGAGAGGTTCACAGCATGAGAGCTCATGTTACTGACAAATAACTGGCCTTGCTCATCATCTCCACATGCACCAATTATCCCACAGGAGACTCCGAAACCGGCACTCAGCCCTCGGATTGTATTGGCAACACTGCCACCGGCGATGGTTTTCATTGGCAAGAAAACATAAGGGGATGAAATTACATGGGTTTTCACCTCACTCAATATATGCTCAAGCTCTTCAATTTCAACCTACAAAAATACGTCCCAAAAGCTAAAGTCCCCAACTTTCTGATTGAATTCAGCAACATTAACAAAACCCAGAATTCAAAATTATACAAATCCATAAAAAGCATcaaaatttgcaaacccaagtagcaggaaaaaaaaaaattattgcaaAAGGAGCAATGAAGTCCAAAGGGGATTACAGGAATGGAGCCACCGCGCTCGCCGGGGAGTTGATCGAGCAGGGACCAGTCAACGCGGGCAACATGGTCGACGAGGGCGGAAGCCTGTAGTCCTAGTACCAGAGGAGCCTCTCGCGCGGCGGGGTTGGGGGTGGCGGGTGAGGCTCCTGCACCCATTTTCCTGGCCCTTCTGGCTCTTTGGGAATCGGTACTCtgctctctctccttctctgcaCACTCCGGCTTGTGTTGTTGTCGTGTATTTATATACACTGCAAAGCAATCGTGTATTTATATACAATGCAAAGCAATCAGGAGGCGCCGTTGCAAGTTTGCAGGTCCAGTCCAAAAGCCTGAACGGGCCAcgtcttgttcttgttcttgtttagtgtttttttttcctcttatcttgttttgtttagttGATGTCATGTGCTTGTATGTTTCATTATGTTACTATATTCGTAAATATTGTCGGGAGATGTTATTGACACTTAAAAGAagttatttttttacttattgtaatgctattttgtttctaaatatagaaaatttaaagtataaggTGTCCTGCATTTGTAAAGTCGATTAAATGTCTTGATTTAATTTatagtttttgtgaaaataaagggtttttcttgtcaaatgaaaatgaaattattgAGTTTTCGATAAATTCTTTGCATGGGTGGTGGAGCCCGAGCACCTTCGGAATGCTCTACATTACGTGGAAGAAGCTTACAATACAACGGACAATAATTTCAAATTATTGTCtataaattttgagaaattattaaaaaaaaccgtgagttaatcttcttcttttaaaaATGTGATCGTTGAGTTTTCGCAAAATCTTTTAATTGGTTTTATATGGGTGAAGGCGTGGAGCAAACCGTTAAAAAGGCGTGAAGCAAACCGTTAGAATTTAGAAAAGTGAGAAAAAATTAAGGGAATTattattgatatttttaaatttttaaattttctatatttagaagaaaaaaatacatttgtaagaagtgtaaaatgagattgttggagtgccaataacacttctcaaAACTAATTGGATTTATGAACTAAGCAATTCAAAATGTCTCTTAAGTCTAGTGCTAACTGCAGCATCCCCAGGGAGTCTTAAGGAAACACTcaagtactattcacttttaacgttaaagatatttttactttaaaaagtcactcctggtactattcacgtACAACagttttttatcattttgattaaaacttaaaagtttttaaaccatttccattagttttgtttatattatatGATAGACCACATCACCAACAACTAAGGGAACAAGCTTTCTTTTATATCCATCCATTgcctttgtttattttaatttaatttccaaaaaaaaaaaaagaaagataaaatagaCAACACTTTCAGGGAAAATTGCAGATTAAGCTTTACTTCAGGGACGAAAAATAATTAAGTCCATGTATCCTAGtgcgattttttattttttattttttaaacaaactatATCATTTACATTAAGGGATGAAGGAGTTTgatgagaatcaaacttaaacctcacgactagcaataatgtatcCCGATACGAATTTAATCTCTACATATACTCAAAAGGGGGAAAATTAAGAGGAATAATTGGAGGAAAATTTATAGTAGGGCATGTAGAGGAGAGATTTATCGCGTAGGGTTTGATTCATTTGAATTATTGGTGGGAATCCAAATCATCTTCCATCATCTTCTGCTGATTCATTCGAATGATTGTTGGGAATGCCAATCATCTTCCATCATATTCTACTGAAATCACGGAGATTTTAGCTTTCCAAGATTCCCATTAGCCAATTATTCTTTTAGAAAATGTTCTATCATCATAAACATTTACAACGTTAGGGTGGCAACTTTCCAAGATTCCCCATTAGCCAACTATTTTCCAGTAGTCATCTTGTTGCCAAACTTTATGCAAAAGCAATGGCTCAAATCTTTGCCTGTGCCCCATTCCTGCAAAAAAGATTTCATGTATTTTGTGGCCAAGCTttgttttatttcctaattttaaTATATGCATGCTTTAATGCAAGGGAGGGAGAGCCTTGGCGCAACATTTCGAAACGTTGCTCCTTGTGATCCCAATTTCCGACAGCCGGACTGTAGAATTTTCCCGGCATGGTTCATGCTTGACAATGACGATTACTTCAGCAAAACATCGACCATCCCCATCCCCATCCCCATCGACCACAAACTGTGATGCAAACAATGTTTCCAGTCTTCTATTTGAATGCAATGTGAGAGAGCAGAAAATACAGGAAATACATTACGACGACAACAATGTACTTTCAAATATTTGAtcgagaggaagaagagatgaGCATACAAATTAACTAGAAGTCATCAAGAAATTAGGTACCTTGGATACAAAAgaacatcatcaacatagaaACCGCCGGAGCAGAAAATATAGTTTCTGTAGATCCGGTGGCTAGAAAGATTCATAGTTCTGCCCTAAAACCGGCTATTATTGGGAAAGGAAATGACACCCTTCCATGTATTTGTGCTTAACAACAAATATTTCTTGGTGCCCCAAATCTCTCAAGATTCGAGTTAAAAAGGAGGAGAAAACTAAAACAACTTACAAAATTATTTTAGGTCCTTTGCTGCTTTATCTGGTAATACATTATCGGGAAGAATAAGTTCTGGGGGAATCTCACGAACAACACCCAGCATTGAGTCGTACTCCTCATCCTTATGTGCATACTTCTTGCGGAGGGCCTTCTCAAACTCAATCTCATCAAACGACTTCACATTCTCAGCTGCATGGACTTGTGCAAGGTTAGTGTAATTGGTGGCTGACTGGGAGATGAAGGCTTTTTCTTCATCTGTGAGCTTCCTCAGGAATTTTGCTGGGTTTCCTGCCCATACCTGTAATACAAATGCATTTTACTGCTTACTCTAAATTCATGTGAAACAAAATTATCAATAACAGTTGACGGTCTTGGACCGCATAAATAAAAGCTTCACTTAGCCTGCCTGGATAAAGCTGAGTCCGGAATCGTAGCATACAATTCCAAGCTGATAATGCCATTAATAACAGTTTTCTCTTTGTTTGGATTGCAGTACCCACGTTTTATAGTAAGAGGATGCTTGACACCAGTCCTATCAAAATAGTTTATGTCCCTACACATTTATTTCTAAAAGGGAAATCAAACAACAGACGTTTACTGCTCGAATAACCCAACTTCTTTAAACAGAGGGTGGAAAATTTGAAACTCCACCGCTgccaccacacacacacacataaaaagtaaagaaaaataaaataaaagaaataacaagCACTCTGCTCCAGCCATTCCCGTGTCACTTTATATCGATCTACTTGAACTAGGTATTATTGGTAAACTTTGTtgtgtattttttaaataactctTACCTAGATGTTAGAATATTAGAAAGGCTTTTTTGATAACTCTGCTTTTAGTCTATCTCGGCACAATCATAATTCAAAGAATTTCAGATTAATACAATCTTCTCTGACTGCCAGAACGAGCACGAACAgaagaaatataataaaattttagataactgattttttatttattttgttggatCCAAAGTAAGAACATGTTTTAGGATCAGCAATTTGGAATCTGGCTGGATAGTGGTAACAACAACAGATTCAAATTCTAAGCTATTTTTTCTACGTGTGTTAAGACTCCCAATATCCTTTGCGTATAAATGGATAAAGAGGGTCAGCAGGTAGGGTTTTTACACATACCTCTCCACTAGGGATCCTTGTATTCTGTCTCACCAGGGATCCAGCAGCTACCATGGCATGTTTCTCAACAACGACACCATCAAGAAGAGTGGCTCCCATACCAACAAAGGCCTCATCCTCAACAGTACAGCCATGTATAACGGCACTGTGACCTGCTCAATGTAaatttttgttacacaaattataaaaatttattcagAACTACCATCAGGCAAATTCGAATCAAACATATCTTTGACAGCATAATTACTCACCTACAGTAACATTGTCTCCAATAATAGTTGGTAACACCTTCCCGCTTAAATTAGACTTCGCCACATGAACAAGGGAGTTGTCCTGTATGTTGGTTCCAGATCCAACAACGATGTTGTTCACATCACCTATGCAAAaatacattattatttttttacaaattattACCAAAATCCACTATAAAATAGCCCTAAAAAACAATTACATCTCATATCCAGCTAAATTGACAACAAACCAGAATTCTCCACAGATAACTAATCAACTGTTAGTACCCAGTACTACTCTTACCATTGCTAACCTCCGTATACAATGAGAAACGGGACACAACTGTATAAAGTTTAAACTATGAAAAAGACAAATCAGAACAGCAACAGTGCATATTCTCCCAATAAAATGTACATATAATCTGAATATTACTCCTAGTTTCAACTCTAAACTTAACTGTACATGCACAGATGTTTAGGTGTAACAAATCCACGATTTCTGCAAAGTGCATCAGTAACATATATGCACAGATGTTATGAGAAATATATGTACTTGAAATCTAACACAGAATAAAGGTTAAAGAGGTTCTAGATATGGATAACATCAAGCACAAATCGTCAGCTCATGGaccaacaaaaaggaaaaaaacagcATAAAAAGAGTGGTCTTTCTTCCAAAATTCCCATGCTACTTAGAACTCATGTATACATTGTATTAAATGAAATTTGTATATGACTCTGTCTGAAAAGAAGTTCTTACCTCTCAAAACACAACCATACCAAATGGAAGACCCTCTTCCCACTTGAACATCGCCAATGACAGAGGCACTTGGCGCCACAAACacatctttgtcaaccacaggaGCTTTATCAAATACGTTCATCAGAGTTCTATGTCGAGACACTACAGAAAAGAACATAATCACAACCCGAAAACCCTGAATCACCCATGTAAACAAACTAAGAATGCACTATGCTGGCAATGTATTAGCTTTTCAAAAATAGGTGAACCAAACTAcaatgctggttataaaaaaatttccattTTCGTTTTCTTCATTTCCTCCCCTCCTCGACCATAAAACTTTGAGCTTTACGGTTTGACTGGCTACACACACGCAGAAAGGCCACCACTTTACCACCGGAATGACAGGCCCAATCGTTTCCATTACTCAAAACTACTCCACAAAATTTCATTTCACATAAATGATAAAATATTTAGGgaccttttttacttctcacacacactttgttaaaatttctgtcctttgatattcttcaattcatcctaTCTGATGGCCAAAAAATGGAAGGGTGTGAGAAGTGAAAAGGGGTCTGGATATCACAGCCCAATATTTAACGATTCCAAGAACCcccatttaacaaaattttcaaattaatgtTGGGTTGATAATAATCTGCTAGTGAGAACACACACATTCCTACATACATGACTATCTAATTCTGCAATTGCCTATCAAATGAAAAGCAAAGCCCTAAACTTTATGCTAATTCTACAGCTTCGATGTCGAAATCAATACGAAATGCGAACCAAACATCCCGTAAATtaccaaaatcataaaaaataaatcaaatccgAAATTAAGAGATTGAGCTAAAAGATGGGATCTAGGGTTCGAGAGAAAGGGCTTAGGCTTACGCTGCTCTTTGAAGTAGTAGCTGCCCTGGAGGCTGCTGCCGAGGCGATCAATGGCCTGGCCCGTCTCCCGAATCCAGAATCCGACGGTGTATATTGCTCGTCCTAAAGTCCCCATCTTGTTCTCACTTGCTCCGCCAGCTACCACCAGCTCCTCCGCTCACTGCCACTCTCTCTGACTCTCTGTTGTGTGATTTGAAGCAGGCCGGAGAAACGAAGGTATTGGCCCAAATTGGAAGGGTTAGGGTAGAATATCCCAAAGCCTAGGGAGGGTATTAAAGGGATTTTAACCTTCTTTTGTTAAATTACCAAAGCATCCCCggtttcaatttaattagagcCAAAGTATGGTTTTCGTCCTTCATCTTGGTTAGTGTAGTttaatcattttggtttttgtaGTTTAAATTATAGTGATTTTTCAACTGAGTTCAACCTAATATCTATCGCTACCATCACGAGGTGATTCAGTAGTTGGGAATGAATTTCAAGCCTGTACTTCACATGGCATATTCTGAGTTCGATTCTTTACGCTGGTAATTCACGATGGTGGCTACAGTGAGTCTTCCTAACCcctcaaaaaataaattgttgtgATAATGCCCAAATGACCATTGTGTGGATGAATAGCATCAATTAGGGTTAGTTTGGAAGTGCtgttaaaatgattgaaagcgtgcttggtaaaaatgtttttgaaaataATGCACTTGAAAAAGAGTTTtcagtctttttattttttgaacaaacgatattatctacactaaatagaagagggtgggcttagcctcactaTGGAttatcaataatgtggttcaaactcacatttggcgagaatcgaacctaagatctctcatttacaaatgaaaagaaataccactagacagCAGTACTAAAtaacttttagtcattttaaatgtACTGTTCAAACTAGCCTTCAAATATATCTTTAGAGAAAAGGAGATCTTCTCCCAAAAAACTGAGCAAGGGCCTTTAATTAACCGCCAAGCCCAACGGCCATTTAAAGGACGCGGTTAATTTGTCAAACACGAAGCTGTGCGTTTCGATGCCTTTAACCGCGCGCATGCAATTGAGGGCTAGCGTGCTATGTTATGTTCTTCACCCTTTTGATTTTCACCGACCTCAAGTAGTGAATAAGCTTACAAAATTCATCTGCTTAGAAATTTGGATTTAACAATTTGATTCTCTCGTCTGATCCAAACACACACTTTGAAAGGTAAAGACTTTTTCCTATCTCTCTATTTTTCTTGAACTAAATTATTGGTTTTTATGgagaattttcaaaattttccatttttaatCTCGTTTTTCgtttgaaaaatgtttgattCCGATTTGGGTTTGAGAGATTATTGGGGTTTTGATGAACCCATGAAATGTGAATTGATAAATCCGAATTGGTGACGCTCTAGAGATGATTTattttctcgggaaccaaacagAATCTAGTATTTTGAGTTGGGTCATT encodes the following:
- the LOC137717467 gene encoding uncharacterized protein, which codes for MGAGASPATPNPAAREAPLVLGLQASALVDHVARVDWSLLDQLPGERGGSIPVEIEELEHILSEVKTHVISSPYVFLPMKTIAGGSVANTIRGLSAGFGVSCGIIGACGDDEQGQLFVSNMSSHAVNLSGLRMKKGPTAQCVCLVDALGNRTMRPCLSSAVKLQSQADDLTRADFKGSKWLLLRYGIINLEVIQAAISIAKQEGLFVSLDLASFEMVRNFRSPLLQLLESGDVDLCFANEDEAAELLRGSEGEQKADPEVALEFLAEHCRWAVVTLGSNGCMAKHGKEIVRVPAIGEANAVDATGAGDLFASGFLYGLVKGLSLEECCKVGSCSGGSVIRSLGGEVTPDNWQWMYKQMLTKGLTLPQIPT
- the LOC137717559 gene encoding gamma carbonic anhydrase 1, mitochondrial, giving the protein MGTLGRAIYTVGFWIRETGQAIDRLGSSLQGSYYFKEQLSRHRTLMNVFDKAPVVDKDVFVAPSASVIGDVQVGRGSSIWYGCVLRGDVNNIVVGSGTNIQDNSLVHVAKSNLSGKVLPTIIGDNVTVGHSAVIHGCTVEDEAFVGMGATLLDGVVVEKHAMVAAGSLVRQNTRIPSGEVWAGNPAKFLRKLTDEEKAFISQSATNYTNLAQVHAAENVKSFDEIEFEKALRKKYAHKDEEYDSMLGVVREIPPELILPDNVLPDKAAKDLK